A single genomic interval of Lewinellaceae bacterium harbors:
- a CDS encoding TonB-dependent receptor plug domain-containing protein gives MKGIWWRTLLWVFLLIGVLSCSNRAAPSVATKQRHENIRRQQMENAGNLAEYLRTQPGVIVSGHFGNYTIRIQAGANTLESGTEPLFIVDGMPFNSSFNELVNFVNMKDVDRVQILKDATSMASYGSRGANGIIQIYMKK, from the coding sequence ATGAAAGGAATCTGGTGGAGGACGCTGCTGTGGGTATTCCTGCTGATTGGAGTCCTGTCATGTTCAAACCGCGCTGCTCCGTCGGTTGCAACCAAACAGCGACATGAAAATATTCGCCGGCAACAGATGGAAAATGCAGGAAACCTTGCCGAATACCTCAGAACGCAGCCAGGAGTGATCGTATCCGGGCATTTTGGCAACTATACCATCCGGATTCAGGCAGGAGCCAATACACTGGAATCCGGTACTGAACCGCTGTTTATTGTTGATGGTATGCCATTTAACTCATCGTTCAATGAATTGGTTAATTTTGTGAATATGAAAGATGTGGATCGCGTTCAAATCCTCAAAGATGCCACCTCCATGGCCTCCTACGGATCTCGTGGAGCGAATGGCATCATTCAGATCTATATGAAAAAATAG